In the genome of Myxococcus stipitatus, one region contains:
- a CDS encoding sigma 54-interacting transcriptional regulator, whose amino-acid sequence MAAPPPHVRDTRPIGVSSESSGASAAYLLVLEGESSWRFPLPAEGVVLVGRDDKADLKLKDESVSRRHARILVTEEGARVVDLGSQNGTTLNGQHIEEARPLMSGDVVAFGAVVAVVRARHRPMPARRALEAERWMGQLREEVERALRYGRPLTVLALALEAPSAAGREAVEAVLSTDAGPAEAAGWLDGEHLLWLLPEVSGEPGEEGLGERVEALLAASPRARVGAATCPSDGCDAETLVAAARMAARTATAGGFASAVDGVTRLTLAERTVLVADPAMAQLYALLRRLAASELPVLVCGETGAGKENAAFAVHHWSRRTAGPFVPVNCAALPEGLVESELFGHERGAFSGATATRVGFLESAQGGTVFLDEVGELPASAQAKLLRALESRRITRVGDTRERSIDIRVVAATHRDLEAEVAAGRFRQDLYFRLGAATVLLPPLRERPREVPMLARDFLERACAALGRRELVLASGTLHALARHSWPGNVRELRNLMDYAAAAVTGDVVEPHHLPARMLGGKTSAQVPAAEVEPQEPVAAQTARPRIPLAQEIRELERKRMIEALEASEGVQTRAAEMIGMPIRTFSFKLKQFGLHPRVTRRGSSTE is encoded by the coding sequence ATGGCCGCACCCCCTCCCCACGTTCGAGATACGCGTCCCATCGGAGTCAGCTCCGAGTCGTCCGGGGCGAGCGCCGCCTACCTGTTGGTGCTGGAGGGAGAGTCCTCCTGGCGCTTTCCGCTCCCCGCCGAGGGTGTCGTGCTGGTGGGTCGCGATGACAAGGCGGACCTGAAGCTGAAGGACGAGAGTGTCTCGCGGCGACACGCGCGCATCCTGGTGACGGAGGAGGGCGCGCGGGTGGTGGACCTGGGGAGCCAGAACGGGACGACGCTGAACGGGCAGCACATTGAAGAAGCCCGGCCGTTGATGTCCGGGGATGTGGTCGCCTTTGGAGCGGTGGTGGCGGTGGTGCGTGCCCGGCATCGGCCCATGCCGGCGCGGCGGGCGTTGGAGGCGGAGCGGTGGATGGGGCAGCTGCGCGAGGAGGTGGAGCGCGCGCTTCGGTATGGCCGGCCGCTCACGGTGCTCGCGTTGGCGTTGGAGGCGCCGAGCGCGGCGGGCCGCGAGGCGGTGGAGGCGGTGCTGAGCACGGATGCGGGGCCCGCGGAGGCGGCGGGGTGGCTCGATGGAGAGCACCTGCTGTGGCTCCTGCCGGAGGTGTCCGGCGAGCCGGGTGAGGAGGGGTTGGGGGAGCGGGTGGAGGCGCTGCTCGCGGCGAGTCCTCGGGCGCGGGTGGGCGCGGCGACGTGTCCGTCGGATGGGTGTGACGCGGAGACGCTGGTGGCCGCGGCGCGCATGGCGGCGAGGACGGCGACGGCGGGGGGCTTCGCGTCGGCGGTGGACGGGGTCACCCGGCTGACCTTGGCGGAGCGCACGGTGCTGGTGGCGGACCCGGCGATGGCGCAGCTGTATGCGCTGCTGCGGCGGCTTGCCGCCAGTGAGCTGCCAGTGCTGGTGTGTGGCGAGACGGGGGCGGGCAAGGAGAACGCGGCGTTCGCGGTGCATCACTGGTCCCGGCGGACGGCGGGGCCGTTCGTTCCGGTCAACTGCGCGGCGCTCCCCGAGGGGCTGGTGGAGAGCGAGCTGTTCGGCCATGAGCGCGGGGCGTTCTCGGGGGCCACGGCGACGCGGGTGGGCTTCCTGGAGAGCGCGCAGGGCGGCACGGTGTTCCTGGATGAAGTGGGCGAGCTGCCCGCGTCCGCGCAGGCGAAGCTCCTGCGGGCGCTGGAGTCGCGGCGCATCACGCGGGTGGGTGATACGCGGGAGCGGAGCATCGACATCCGGGTGGTGGCGGCGACGCATCGCGACCTGGAGGCGGAGGTGGCGGCGGGGCGCTTCCGGCAGGATTTGTACTTCCGGTTGGGCGCGGCGACGGTGTTGTTGCCGCCGCTGCGGGAGCGGCCTCGCGAGGTGCCGATGCTCGCGCGGGACTTCCTGGAGCGGGCGTGCGCGGCGCTGGGGCGGCGGGAGCTGGTGCTGGCCTCGGGGACGCTGCATGCGCTGGCCCGGCATTCGTGGCCGGGGAATGTGCGGGAGCTGCGCAACCTGATGGACTACGCGGCGGCGGCGGTGACGGGGGATGTGGTGGAGCCGCATCACCTTCCGGCGCGGATGCTGGGAGGGAAGACCTCGGCGCAGGTGCCCGCGGCGGAGGTGGAGCCGCAGGAGCCGGTCGCGGCGCAGACGGCGCGGCCTCGGATTCCGCTGGCTCAGGAGATTCGGGAGCTGGAGCGAAAGCGGATGATTGAAGCGCTGGAGGCGTCGGAGGGGGTCCAGACGCGTGCGGCGGAAATGATTGGAATGCCCATCCGAACGTTCTCGTTCAAGCTGAAGCAGTTCGGACTTCATCCACGAGTCACCCGCAGAGGTTCCTCAACGGAATGA
- a CDS encoding APC family permease yields the protein MGPIQLLALGVNGIVGVGIFFAPAGVAARMPGMGAVLVFLLTGLALVPVALAFGVLGRRFDSDGGPVVFARAAFGERAAFLVGWVAYVSAFLSTSAVIVGLSQSVAPSLGLEGPVGQRVLASALVTAFAGIVASGIRVSARAWTALTALKLLPLAALLVAFASVTAPPSMAPPTVGMADSAWLRAGLAVMFAYQGFEVVPVIAGQVRSSARTVPLATVGSLLGAVLLYVGLVWACVAALPNLATSTAPLAEAAGVWGGAALSRVVTAGTSVSALGICVGMMVTTPRYLSALASGGRTLFGLDEMSARGVPVRALAVTWVVVVFFVNLGNLPELFALSSIAVLMQYGVTAASLAWLSWRRERGLRPVHALLAVPTLGFGVTLVAFGASAREAATTSIAVVAGLVLLGLSRPRA from the coding sequence GTGGGACCCATCCAGCTGTTGGCGCTGGGCGTCAATGGCATCGTCGGCGTCGGCATCTTCTTCGCGCCCGCGGGCGTCGCCGCGCGGATGCCGGGCATGGGCGCGGTGCTCGTGTTCCTGCTCACCGGGCTGGCGCTGGTGCCGGTGGCGCTGGCGTTCGGCGTGCTGGGGCGCCGCTTCGACTCGGATGGCGGGCCGGTGGTCTTCGCGCGAGCGGCCTTCGGTGAGCGCGCGGCCTTCCTCGTGGGCTGGGTGGCCTATGTCAGCGCGTTCCTGAGCACCTCCGCGGTGATAGTCGGGCTGTCGCAATCCGTGGCGCCCTCGCTGGGGCTGGAGGGCCCGGTGGGGCAGCGCGTGCTGGCGTCGGCGCTCGTCACGGCGTTCGCGGGCATCGTCGCCTCGGGCATCCGGGTCTCCGCGCGCGCGTGGACCGCGCTCACCGCGCTCAAGCTGCTGCCGCTGGCCGCGCTGCTCGTCGCGTTCGCCTCCGTGACGGCGCCGCCCTCCATGGCGCCTCCGACGGTGGGGATGGCGGACAGCGCGTGGCTGCGCGCGGGGCTGGCGGTGATGTTCGCCTACCAGGGGTTCGAGGTCGTCCCGGTGATTGCCGGGCAGGTGCGCTCGTCGGCGCGCACCGTGCCGCTGGCCACGGTGGGCTCGCTGCTGGGCGCGGTGCTCTTGTACGTGGGGCTGGTCTGGGCGTGTGTCGCGGCGCTGCCGAACCTGGCCACGTCGACGGCGCCCTTGGCGGAAGCGGCGGGCGTGTGGGGCGGGGCGGCGCTGTCGCGCGTGGTGACGGCGGGCACCAGCGTGTCCGCGCTGGGCATCTGCGTGGGGATGATGGTGACGACGCCGCGCTACCTGTCCGCGCTGGCGTCGGGCGGACGGACGCTGTTCGGCCTGGATGAGATGTCCGCCCGGGGCGTGCCCGTGCGAGCGCTGGCCGTCACGTGGGTGGTGGTGGTGTTCTTCGTCAACCTGGGCAACCTGCCGGAGCTCTTCGCGCTCTCCAGCATCGCCGTGCTGATGCAGTACGGCGTCACGGCGGCGTCGCTCGCGTGGCTGTCATGGCGGAGGGAGCGGGGGCTGCGCCCGGTGCACGCGCTGTTGGCGGTGCCCACGCTGGGGTTCGGCGTGACGCTGGTGGCGTTCGGCGCGAGCGCCCGGGAGGCCGCCACCACATCCATCGCGGTGGTGGCGGGCCTGGTGCTGCTGGGCCTGTCCCGGCCGAGGGCCTAG
- a CDS encoding glutamine synthetase family protein, giving the protein MDTKGLRTFLEIPYDELEERNLRVKEQRLRRESPDKVREERIKYLTDERALKAVTVCFTDLEGRLHMLDYDKKFLLKSADNLTFDGSSIRGFSQQAESDLRLNVDWGSFYWLPSDIFGPGKVLVFSEVLERDGTPYHSDMRGQLKRITEALYQKDGTVFHTAPEVEGFLFKGRDAERHYHETGKFDFISTGGYYHSLPGDPLRAFIDKAAEAQRAMGFQNEKDHPEVAPSQFEMNFTYSEALISADQIQLYKLLCRQVAAQMDTTASFLPKPVTGVNGNGMHMNMSLSKGGKNLFYEKGGQDGLSQLGWDFIDRLLTNANDICLVLNSSVNAYRRLDPHFEAPNQIKASANNRGAMVRIPYGNERSARVECRSVGPDANPYLASYVLLRTGLEGPQPQEDAESKRSRTRFLPDNIFDAVRLFKGSQFISSILGENVQGKFAELKTASAERCPKQLGTRVKYSEIQFHHEVTNQYLWSQF; this is encoded by the coding sequence ATGGACACAAAAGGGTTGAGGACGTTCCTCGAGATTCCCTACGACGAGCTCGAGGAGCGCAACCTGCGGGTGAAGGAGCAGCGCCTGCGGCGTGAGTCCCCGGACAAGGTCCGTGAGGAGCGCATCAAGTACCTGACCGACGAGCGCGCCCTGAAGGCCGTCACCGTGTGCTTCACCGACCTCGAGGGTCGGCTGCACATGCTGGACTACGACAAGAAGTTCCTGCTCAAGAGCGCCGACAACCTCACCTTCGACGGCTCCTCCATCCGCGGCTTCTCCCAGCAGGCGGAGAGTGACCTGCGCCTGAACGTCGACTGGGGCTCCTTCTACTGGCTGCCCTCCGACATCTTCGGCCCCGGCAAGGTGCTGGTGTTCAGCGAAGTGCTGGAGCGCGACGGCACCCCGTACCACTCGGACATGCGCGGCCAGCTCAAGCGCATCACCGAGGCCCTGTACCAGAAGGACGGAACCGTCTTCCACACCGCGCCCGAGGTCGAAGGCTTCCTGTTCAAGGGCCGCGACGCCGAGCGCCACTACCACGAGACGGGCAAGTTCGACTTCATCTCCACCGGCGGCTACTACCACTCGCTGCCCGGAGACCCGCTGCGCGCCTTCATCGACAAGGCCGCCGAGGCCCAGCGCGCCATGGGCTTCCAGAACGAGAAGGACCATCCCGAGGTGGCGCCCAGCCAGTTCGAGATGAACTTCACGTACAGCGAGGCGCTCATCTCCGCCGACCAGATCCAGCTCTACAAGCTGCTCTGCCGCCAGGTTGCCGCGCAGATGGACACCACCGCCAGCTTCCTCCCCAAGCCGGTGACGGGCGTCAATGGCAATGGCATGCACATGAACATGTCACTGTCCAAGGGCGGCAAGAACCTGTTCTACGAGAAGGGCGGCCAGGATGGCCTGAGCCAGCTGGGCTGGGACTTCATCGACCGGCTGCTCACCAACGCCAATGACATCTGCCTGGTGCTCAACTCCAGCGTGAACGCGTACCGCCGGCTGGACCCGCACTTCGAGGCGCCCAATCAAATCAAGGCCAGCGCCAACAACCGCGGCGCCATGGTGCGCATCCCCTACGGCAACGAGCGCTCCGCTCGCGTCGAGTGCCGCTCCGTGGGCCCGGACGCCAACCCGTACCTGGCCAGCTACGTGCTCCTGCGCACCGGCCTGGAGGGCCCGCAGCCCCAGGAGGACGCGGAGAGCAAGCGCAGCCGCACCCGCTTCCTGCCCGACAACATCTTCGACGCCGTCCGTCTCTTCAAGGGCAGCCAGTTCATCTCCAGCATCCTGGGCGAGAACGTGCAGGGCAAGTTCGCCGAGCTGAAGACGGCCTCCGCCGAGCGCTGCCCCAAGCAGCTGGGCACGCGCGTGAAGTACTCCGAAATCCAGTTCCACCACGAGGTCACCAACCAGTACCTCTGGAGCCAGTTCTAG
- a CDS encoding alpha/beta hydrolase, which yields MSSLWVLDEPSPSPFARIAYGPGPHHFGELRIPSGPGPHPVVVVIHGGFWRAKYGLEYMGHACAALTASGFATWSLEYRRIGHEGGGFPGTFEDVALGTDHLRALAGAHSLDLSRVVFTGHSAGGHLALWLGARHRLPGRGVLCRGNPLRPRGVVALAAVSHLPRAFELRLSDGVVESFMGGTPEALPVPYSLASPSALQPLGLPQVLIHGVEDDTVPVAMSEDFCARGRSLGDAVSTVSLSGAGHFEVVDPRSREWPRVMEALRSLM from the coding sequence ATGTCCTCCCTGTGGGTTCTCGACGAGCCGTCTCCCTCCCCCTTTGCGCGCATCGCTTATGGCCCGGGGCCACACCACTTTGGAGAGCTGCGGATTCCTTCGGGCCCTGGGCCGCATCCGGTGGTCGTGGTCATCCACGGGGGCTTCTGGCGCGCGAAGTATGGCCTCGAGTACATGGGACATGCGTGTGCCGCGCTGACGGCGAGCGGCTTCGCGACGTGGAGCCTGGAGTACCGCCGCATCGGACATGAAGGCGGAGGCTTTCCGGGCACGTTCGAGGATGTCGCGCTCGGCACGGACCATCTGCGTGCGCTCGCGGGGGCGCATTCGTTGGACCTGTCTCGTGTTGTCTTCACGGGACACTCCGCGGGAGGTCACCTCGCGCTGTGGCTGGGGGCGCGGCACCGGCTGCCTGGGCGTGGCGTGTTGTGTCGCGGCAATCCGCTGCGGCCTCGCGGGGTGGTGGCGCTGGCGGCCGTGTCCCATCTGCCGCGTGCGTTCGAGTTGCGATTGAGCGACGGTGTCGTGGAGTCCTTCATGGGCGGCACGCCCGAGGCGCTCCCCGTGCCCTACTCGCTGGCCTCGCCCTCCGCGCTCCAGCCGCTGGGGCTGCCGCAGGTGCTCATCCACGGCGTGGAGGACGACACGGTTCCCGTGGCGATGAGCGAGGACTTCTGTGCCCGGGGCCGTTCGCTCGGAGATGCCGTGAGCACGGTCAGCCTGTCGGGCGCGGGGCACTTCGAGGTCGTCGACCCTCGCTCGCGGGAGTGGCCTCGCGTGATGGAGGCCCTCCGCTCGCTGATGTGA